In the genome of Pieris rapae chromosome 6, ilPieRapa1.1, whole genome shotgun sequence, one region contains:
- the LOC110992473 gene encoding zinc finger MYM-type protein 3 isoform X1: protein MDEKEGIAESSSEVEKNASSEETQKVDDLEKETNPEPEKSDDKTHTVSELENNEPNSKSNESNDSTDSQSIVDNKCNDVVKSDNIQTTVPKTSEELIESDDILSPVPNKLDELNESDDCRNDVANKCDEHIQSDDFQKVLANKCDGSIKSDDSHNSEPICTGDSQSSDPIAGEDQISEQISNSESKPDEPKVIVDKGEDPIPKEASIPNEEPISIEAVNSPSICENIQNVESESERQVSEESKITDESDINKVDSEQNVDESDKDIFKEIVNEISVKDLESAGPSTEDTNQDIDETNQDSLTEVSETSQDKVQKPQFETAPNVSIDDSQDDHTEALDPFDALLKDTNDPPAETSTQTVDASVNIDDDDDHNVDNHIETVDGEDDHQPDDSDHAEPGADEEVCLLPDTEREISEADKQEAEKALAEKRRQAEAEAMATQPKQERGPESNSETCEETSQNNDTAETVEATVDGNEIAAENEEQDGSDGQALTVQEVSSAVNTTCSVCDEEHMCSYLAIVDDKQQYFCSKSCVRSFQQSFNEASVCIIQDKFLIDEIVPKEYTCSECEEQKICYFYYKYEGEDTYYCSLKCLHSMMADEVEKYSFKRQKILLDEKKTENVECINCQTVGTCEFSATRYGEAMYLCSSQCFKDFNKLENGRYSISKTAQVTRTNPPLLKLKVISNATDKYLGEAYKIQAKTPASLQTAREERDRTFLRICRNCFKILNDKMLTWETMDFCNKVCLGRYQNKIGSKCAYCKSSVPPTSLGKYCVRFGYDIRQFCNSRCLEEFKKGLKICCYCQRDISVGHEGFLAPVGDKGQFKDFCSQHCMEKFDQMSKNVSPLPVWAKCAVCSLEKATTIEVEDTNTACQRLCSDPCFAAFKFVNNFLPDQCRWCKKYFERNENKKYFTIYDDITPIPFCSKSCINIYISNSRHIVPCNWCKVKKYNYDMIQWSQDNQTIMMCSLSCLNLYEVSVNAVSSRRKKCDMCKRVALAQYHLTMSDATVRNFCTYQCVISFQGQYKEAVPMISEHGDAQAVPTGTPRRSYTTKVTAQTKSQTRSTSGMPVISNVQSLATPPLVPTSTRAKSKRLQHIQAPEPEPPAIPKTPPPPPKPPTPPPPPPPKIFNHVIVKTLPPHEVANKGTMAKPMMVSKGISCRPHPCTKECQTDSSLERKVLIPVPVPIYVPVPCVMWSLPFPVPVPIPLPIPTPVFIPTTRNSAKGIMKEINKIHDKMPTDPFEAEILMMAEMVAGDKKKDQSDSDTDEENEGFSPVTGIDGNNAFGEDMLQMALKMATEYEEQPVDLESAMTANTITPSSHPGMPGLEGEGMHHHHMMVLEQQRAVAALRAAQPVRKRAPPAPPPRPSRSSKRRREPAPPAPEPPREPAEKPDANMCLKYTFGVNAWKQWVMTKNAEIEKSSIRRKPFKSEILQLTADELNYSLCLFVKEVRKPNGSEYAPDTIYYLVLGIQQYLFENGRIDNIFTDPYYEKFTDCLDEVARKFSVLYNDSQYIVTRVEEEHLWESKQLGAHSPHVLLSTLMFFNTKHFNLVTVDEHMQLSFSHIMKHWKRNPNQPGQAKIPGARNVLLRFYPPQSALEANSRKKKVYEQQENEENPLRCPVKLYEFYISKCPESVRTRNDVFYLQPERSCVPDSPVWYSTQPLSRHALAKMLHRVKMVKEINIALLTS, encoded by the exons ATGGATGAAAAGGAAGGTATTGCCGAAAGTTCCTCTGAGGTGGAGAAGAATGCTTCATCTGAGGAAACACAAAAGGTAGATGACCTGGAAAAAGAAACCAATCCTGAACCTGAAAAAAGTGATGATAAAACTCATACTGTTAGtgaattagaaaataatgaaCCTAATAGCAAAAGTAATGAATCAAATGACAGTACTGATAGTCAAAGTATTGTAGACAATAAATGTAATGACGTTGTGAAAAGTGATAATATTCAGACTACTGTGCCCAAAACAAGTGAGGAACTCATTGAGAGTGATGATATTTTAAGTCCTGTACCCAACAAACTTGATGAACTAAATGAGAGTGATGATTGTAGAAATGATGTAGCTAACAAATGTGATGAACACATCCAGAGTGATGATTTTCAAAAGGTTTTAGCTAACAAATGTGATGGAAGCATCAAGAGTGATGATAGTCATAATTCTGAACCAATTTGTACTGGTGATAGTCAAAGTTCTGACCCCATTGCTGGTGAAGACCAGATTTCTGAACAGATCAGTAATAGCGAATCAAAACCTGATGAACCTAAGGTTATTGTTGATAAAGGTGAAGACCCTATTCCTAAAGAAGCATCAATTCCCAATGAAGAACCTATTTCAATAGAAGCTGTTAATTCACCCAGCATAtgtgaaaatatacaaaatgtagaGTCAGAATCTGAAAGGCAAGTAAGTGAAGAGTCAAAAATTACTGATGAAAGTGACATTAATAAAGTTGATAGTGAACAAAATGTAGATGAAAGtgataaagatatatttaaag aaatagtcAACGAAATATCTGTAAAAGATTTAGAGTCCGCTGGTCCAAGTACAGAAGACACTAATCAAGATATAGATGAGACTAATCAAGATTCACTAACAGAAGTGTCGGAAACCAGCCAAGATAAGGTCCAGAAGCCACAATTTGAAACAGCACCAAATGTTTCCATAGATGACTCACAGGATGACCATACAGAG gcaCTAGATCCCTTCGATGCCTTGTTAAAGGACACCAATGATCCTCCAGCTGAAACAAGTACACAAACTGTTGATGCATCTGTAAacattgatgatgatgatgatcacAATGTTGATAATCATATTGAGACTGTTGACGGTGAAGATGATCACCAACCTG atgaTTCGGATCATGCTGAACCAGGTGCAGATGAAGAGGTGTGCTTGCTGCCTGACACTGAGAGAGAAATTTCTGAGGCAGACAAACAGGAGGCAGAAAAAGCATTAGCAGAAAAGCGTAGGCAGGCtgaag CAGAAGCAATGGCGACTCAACCCAAACAAGAACGTGGTCCCGAAAGTAACTCTGAAACGTGCGAAGAAACCTCTCAAAACAACGATACAGCAGAAACGGTAGAAGCTACAGTTGATGGAAATGAAATCGCTGCAG aaaatgAAGAACAAGATGGCTCGGATGGTCAAGCTCTGACAGTTCAAGAAGTATCTTCTGCAGTGAATACCACCTGCAGTGTATGTGATGAAGAGCACATGTGCAGTTATCTAGCCATAGTTGATGataaacaacaatatttttgttcgaAATCCTGTGTACGATCTTTTCAACAATCATTTAACGAAGCTTCCGTATGCATAATACAGGACAAATTTCTCATAGATGAAATAGTCCCAAAAGAATATACTTGTTCGGAATGTGAGGAACAAAAAATTTGCTATTTCTACTACAAGTATGAAGGAGAGGACACGTACTATTGCTCCTTGAAATGCCTACACAGTATGATGGCTGACGaagtagaaaaatattcatttaagaGACAGAAAATATTGTTGGATGAGAAAAAAACTGAGAATGTCGAATGCATAAATTGTCAAACTGTTGGAACTTGCGAGTTTTCGGCTACTCGGTATGGGGAAGCGATGTATTTGTGTTCGTCACAATGCTTCAAGGACTTCAACAAACTAGAGAATGGAAGATATTCCATCAGTAAAACGGCACAAGTAACACGCACTAACCCCCCACTCTTAAAGTTAAAAGTTATCAGTAATGCAACGGACAAATATTTAGGTGAGGCATACAAAATACAGGCCAAAACTCCGGCTTCGTTACAGACCGCTAGAGAAGAGAGAGATAGAACGTTCCTCAGAATATGCaggaattgttttaaaatactaaacgACAAAATGTTGACTTGGGAAACGATGGACTTCTGTAATAAAGTGTGTTTAGGTCGATATCAGAATAAAATTGGATCGAAATGTGCGTATTGTAAAAGTTCGGTTCCTCCTACGAGTTTAGGAAAGTATTGTGTTAGGTTCGGTTATGATATACGTCAGTTTTGTAATTCACGGTGCTTGGAGGAGTTTAAGAAAGGTTTAAAGATATGTTGCTACTGTCAGCGGGACATATCGGTGGGTCATGAAGGATTTCTGGCTCCCGTGGGAGATAAGGGCCAATTTAAGGATTTCTGCAGTCAGCATTGTATGGAAAAGTTTGATCAGATGAGTAAAAATGTGTCACCTCTACCGGTTTGGGCTAAATGTGCTGTGTGTTCGTTGGAAAAGGCGACCACAATTGAAGTGGAAGATACGAATACTGCCTGTCAGAGATTGTGCTCTGATCCTTGTTTTGCAGCCTTCAAGTTTGTCAACAATTTCCTAccag atcAGTGCCGCTGGTGTAAAAAGTACTTTGAGCGAAatgaaaataagaaatatttcacGATATATGATGACATTACACCCATCCCTTTCTGTTCGAAGTCTTGTatcaacatatatataagtaattccCGACATATAGTACCATGCAATTGGTGTaaagtgaaaaaatataattatgacatGATCCAATGGTCACAGGACAATCAAACAATTATGATGTGCTCACTCAGCTGTTTGAATTTGTATGAGGTGTCGGTGAATGCGGTGTCTTCAAGGAg GAAAAAGTGTGACATGTGCAAACGTGTTGCGCTGGCGCAGTATCACTTGACAATGTCCGATGCTACCGTACGAAATTTCTGTACATACCAATGTGTTATAAGTTTTCAG ggTCAATATAAGGAGGCTGTACCAATGATCAGTGAACATGGTGATGCACAAGCCGTTCCCACTGGTACACCGAGGCGGTCTTATACTACTAAAGTTACAG CGCAAACGAAATCCCAAACCCGTTCGACATCGGGCATGCCCGTAATTTCGAACGTACAATCTTTAGCCACCCCCCCTCTCGTGCCCACGTCCACAAGGGCGAAATCAAAACGTCTCCAACACATACAGGCGCCAGAGCCGGAACCACCTGCCATTCCTAAAACACCACCTCCGCCCCCCAAACCTCCTACTCCACCCCCTCCGCCGCCCCCCAAAATATTCAACCATGTAATTGTCAAAACCCTGCCCCCCCACGAAGTAGCCAATAAAGGTACTATGGCAAAACCTATGATGGTTTCAAAGGGTATTTCCTGCCGCCCTCATCCCTGTACTAAAGAATGTCAAACAGATTCTAGTCTAGAACGAAAAGTGCTCATTCCGGTCCCCGTCCCGATATATGTCCCTGTTCCATGTGTTATGTGGTCTTTACCATTCCCTGTCCCAGTACCTATTCCTCTACCGATACCGACTCCGGTATTTATACCGACAACGAGGAATTCGGCTAAGGGTATCATGAAAGAAATCAATAAGATTCACGATAAAATGCCGACCGATCCGTTTGAGGCCGAAATACTGATGATGGCGGAAATGGTGGCTGGTGATAAGAAAAAGGATCAGAGTGATTCAGATACAGATGAGGAGAACG aAGGTTTTAGTCCAGTGACTGGTATAGATGGGAATAACGCGTTCGGTGAAGACATGCTGCAAATGGCGTTAAAAATGGCGACGGAGTATGAAGAACAACCCGTTGATTTAGAGTCCGCCATGACAGCTAATACTATTACACCGAGCTCACATCCCGGCATGCCAG GCTTAGAAGGCGAAGGCATGCACCACCATCACATGATGGTGTTGGAACAGCAGCGAGCCGTTGCAGCCCTTAGGGCTGCGCAGCCGGTTCGCAAGCGAGCCCCGCCGGCCCCACCTCCGCGACCTTCGCGTTCTTCGAAACGGAGGAGGGAACCTGCCCCACCGGCACCGGAGCCCCCGAGGGAACCCGCGGAGAAGCCCGACGCTAATATGTGTCTTAAG tACACATTTGGTGTTAACGCGTGGAAGCAATGGGTGATGACAAAGAATGCTGAAATCGAGAAGAGTTCTATTAGAAGAAAACCTTTCAAGTCTGAAATACTTCAACTGACGGCAGATGAACTAAACTATTCCTTATGTCTGTTCGTCAAGGAAGTCCGGAAACCCAATGGCAGCGAGTACGCACCTGacactatatattatttggtttTAG gtattcaacaatatttgtttgaaaacgGTAGGatagataatatattcacGGACCCGTATTATGAAAAGTTTACCGATTGCTTGGACGAAGTAGCGAGAaagttttctgttttatataatgattCAC agtACATAGTAACGCGAGTAGAGGAGGAACATCTCTGGGAGAGTAAACAGTTGGGCGCACATTCACCGCACGTTTTACTCTCAACGCTTATGTTCTTCAatactaaacattttaatttagtg ACAGTAGACGAGCACATGCAGCTATCCTTTTCTCATATAATGAAGCATTGGAAACGTAATCCCAATCAGCCGGGGCAAGCTAAAATACCGGGAGCAAGAAATGTGCTTTTACGATTTTACCCTCCCCAATCTGCACTTGAAGCGAATTCTCGGAAGAAAAAGGTCTACGAACAACAGGAAAATGAGGAAAACCCTCTCAGATGTCCAGTTAAACTTtacgaattttatatatctaaatg TCCCGAATCTGTGCGCACGCGGAACGACGTGTTCTACCTTCAACCAGAGAGATCGTGCGTGCCCGACTCACCCGTGTGGTACTCCACGCAGCCTCTCAGCAGACACGCCCTTGCCAAGATGCTGCATCGTGTCAAAATGGTCAAGGAGATAAATATTGCGTTGCTCACCAGCTAA
- the LOC110992473 gene encoding zinc finger MYM-type protein 3 isoform X3, protein MDEKEGIAESSSEVEKNASSEETQKVDDLEKETNPEPEKSDDKTHTVSELENNEPNSKSNESNDSTDSQSIVDNKCNDVVKSDNIQTTVPKTSEELIESDDILSPVPNKLDELNESDDCRNDVANKCDEHIQSDDFQKVLANKCDGSIKSDDSHNSEPICTGDSQSSDPIAGEDQISEQISNSESKPDEPKVIVDKGEDPIPKEASIPNEEPISIEAVNSPSICENIQNVESESERQVSEESKITDESDINKVDSEQNVDESDKDIFKEIVNEISVKDLESAGPSTEDTNQDIDETNQDSLTEVSETSQDKVQKPQFETAPNVSIDDSQDDHTEALDPFDALLKDTNDPPAETSTQTVDASVNIDDDDDHNVDNHIETVDGEDDHQPDDSDHAEPGADEEVCLLPDTEREISEADKQEAEKALAEKRRQAEAEAMATQPKQERGPESNSETCEETSQNNDTAETVEATVDGNEIAAENEEQDGSDGQALTVQEVSSAVNTTCSVCDEEHMCSYLAIVDDKQQYFCSKSCVRSFQQSFNEASVCIIQDKFLIDEIVPKEYTCSECEEQKICYFYYKYEGEDTYYCSLKCLHSMMADEVEKYSFKRQKILLDEKKTENVECINCQTVGTCEFSATRYGEAMYLCSSQCFKDFNKLENGRYSISKTAQVTRTNPPLLKLKVISNATDKYLGEAYKIQAKTPASLQTAREERDRTFLRICRNCFKILNDKMLTWETMDFCNKVCLGRYQNKIGSKCAYCKSSVPPTSLGKYCVRFGYDIRQFCNSRCLEEFKKGLKICCYCQRDISVGHEGFLAPVGDKGQFKDFCSQHCMEKFDQMSKNVSPLPVWAKCAVCSLEKATTIEVEDTNTACQRLCSDPCFAAFKFVNNFLPDQCRWCKKYFERNENKKYFTIYDDITPIPFCSKSCINIYISNSRHIVPCNWCKVKKYNYDMIQWSQDNQTIMMCSLSCLNLYEVSVNAVSSRRKKCDMCKRVALAQYHLTMSDATVRNFCTYQCVISFQGQYKEAVPMISEHGDAQAVPTGTPRRSYTTKVTAQTKSQTRSTSGMPVISNVQSLATPPLVPTSTRAKSKRLQHIQAPEPEPPAIPKTPPPPPKPPTPPPPPPPKIFNHVIVKTLPPHEVANKGTMAKPMMVSKGISCRPHPCTKECQTDSSLERKVLIPVPVPIYVPVPCVMWSLPFPVPVPIPLPIPTPVFIPTTRNSAKGIMKEINKIHDKMPTDPFEAEILMMAEMVAGDKKKDQSDSDTDEENGFSPVTGIDGNNAFGEDMLQMALKMATEYEEQPVDLESAMTANTITPSSHPGMPGLEGEGMHHHHMMVLEQQRAVAALRAAQPVRKRAPPAPPPRPSRSSKRRREPAPPAPEPPREPAEKPDANMCLKYTFGVNAWKQWVMTKNAEIEKSSIRRKPFKSEILQLTADELNYSLCLFVKEVRKPNGSEYAPDTIYYLVLGIQQYLFENGRIDNIFTDPYYEKFTDCLDEVARKFSVLYNDSQYIVTRVEEEHLWESKQLGAHSPHVLLSTLMFFNTKHFNLVTVDEHMQLSFSHIMKHWKRNPNQPGQAKIPGARNVLLRFYPPQSALEANSRKKKVYEQQENEENPLRCPVKLYEFYISKCPESVRTRNDVFYLQPERSCVPDSPVWYSTQPLSRHALAKMLHRVKMVKEINIALLTS, encoded by the exons ATGGATGAAAAGGAAGGTATTGCCGAAAGTTCCTCTGAGGTGGAGAAGAATGCTTCATCTGAGGAAACACAAAAGGTAGATGACCTGGAAAAAGAAACCAATCCTGAACCTGAAAAAAGTGATGATAAAACTCATACTGTTAGtgaattagaaaataatgaaCCTAATAGCAAAAGTAATGAATCAAATGACAGTACTGATAGTCAAAGTATTGTAGACAATAAATGTAATGACGTTGTGAAAAGTGATAATATTCAGACTACTGTGCCCAAAACAAGTGAGGAACTCATTGAGAGTGATGATATTTTAAGTCCTGTACCCAACAAACTTGATGAACTAAATGAGAGTGATGATTGTAGAAATGATGTAGCTAACAAATGTGATGAACACATCCAGAGTGATGATTTTCAAAAGGTTTTAGCTAACAAATGTGATGGAAGCATCAAGAGTGATGATAGTCATAATTCTGAACCAATTTGTACTGGTGATAGTCAAAGTTCTGACCCCATTGCTGGTGAAGACCAGATTTCTGAACAGATCAGTAATAGCGAATCAAAACCTGATGAACCTAAGGTTATTGTTGATAAAGGTGAAGACCCTATTCCTAAAGAAGCATCAATTCCCAATGAAGAACCTATTTCAATAGAAGCTGTTAATTCACCCAGCATAtgtgaaaatatacaaaatgtagaGTCAGAATCTGAAAGGCAAGTAAGTGAAGAGTCAAAAATTACTGATGAAAGTGACATTAATAAAGTTGATAGTGAACAAAATGTAGATGAAAGtgataaagatatatttaaag aaatagtcAACGAAATATCTGTAAAAGATTTAGAGTCCGCTGGTCCAAGTACAGAAGACACTAATCAAGATATAGATGAGACTAATCAAGATTCACTAACAGAAGTGTCGGAAACCAGCCAAGATAAGGTCCAGAAGCCACAATTTGAAACAGCACCAAATGTTTCCATAGATGACTCACAGGATGACCATACAGAG gcaCTAGATCCCTTCGATGCCTTGTTAAAGGACACCAATGATCCTCCAGCTGAAACAAGTACACAAACTGTTGATGCATCTGTAAacattgatgatgatgatgatcacAATGTTGATAATCATATTGAGACTGTTGACGGTGAAGATGATCACCAACCTG atgaTTCGGATCATGCTGAACCAGGTGCAGATGAAGAGGTGTGCTTGCTGCCTGACACTGAGAGAGAAATTTCTGAGGCAGACAAACAGGAGGCAGAAAAAGCATTAGCAGAAAAGCGTAGGCAGGCtgaag CAGAAGCAATGGCGACTCAACCCAAACAAGAACGTGGTCCCGAAAGTAACTCTGAAACGTGCGAAGAAACCTCTCAAAACAACGATACAGCAGAAACGGTAGAAGCTACAGTTGATGGAAATGAAATCGCTGCAG aaaatgAAGAACAAGATGGCTCGGATGGTCAAGCTCTGACAGTTCAAGAAGTATCTTCTGCAGTGAATACCACCTGCAGTGTATGTGATGAAGAGCACATGTGCAGTTATCTAGCCATAGTTGATGataaacaacaatatttttgttcgaAATCCTGTGTACGATCTTTTCAACAATCATTTAACGAAGCTTCCGTATGCATAATACAGGACAAATTTCTCATAGATGAAATAGTCCCAAAAGAATATACTTGTTCGGAATGTGAGGAACAAAAAATTTGCTATTTCTACTACAAGTATGAAGGAGAGGACACGTACTATTGCTCCTTGAAATGCCTACACAGTATGATGGCTGACGaagtagaaaaatattcatttaagaGACAGAAAATATTGTTGGATGAGAAAAAAACTGAGAATGTCGAATGCATAAATTGTCAAACTGTTGGAACTTGCGAGTTTTCGGCTACTCGGTATGGGGAAGCGATGTATTTGTGTTCGTCACAATGCTTCAAGGACTTCAACAAACTAGAGAATGGAAGATATTCCATCAGTAAAACGGCACAAGTAACACGCACTAACCCCCCACTCTTAAAGTTAAAAGTTATCAGTAATGCAACGGACAAATATTTAGGTGAGGCATACAAAATACAGGCCAAAACTCCGGCTTCGTTACAGACCGCTAGAGAAGAGAGAGATAGAACGTTCCTCAGAATATGCaggaattgttttaaaatactaaacgACAAAATGTTGACTTGGGAAACGATGGACTTCTGTAATAAAGTGTGTTTAGGTCGATATCAGAATAAAATTGGATCGAAATGTGCGTATTGTAAAAGTTCGGTTCCTCCTACGAGTTTAGGAAAGTATTGTGTTAGGTTCGGTTATGATATACGTCAGTTTTGTAATTCACGGTGCTTGGAGGAGTTTAAGAAAGGTTTAAAGATATGTTGCTACTGTCAGCGGGACATATCGGTGGGTCATGAAGGATTTCTGGCTCCCGTGGGAGATAAGGGCCAATTTAAGGATTTCTGCAGTCAGCATTGTATGGAAAAGTTTGATCAGATGAGTAAAAATGTGTCACCTCTACCGGTTTGGGCTAAATGTGCTGTGTGTTCGTTGGAAAAGGCGACCACAATTGAAGTGGAAGATACGAATACTGCCTGTCAGAGATTGTGCTCTGATCCTTGTTTTGCAGCCTTCAAGTTTGTCAACAATTTCCTAccag atcAGTGCCGCTGGTGTAAAAAGTACTTTGAGCGAAatgaaaataagaaatatttcacGATATATGATGACATTACACCCATCCCTTTCTGTTCGAAGTCTTGTatcaacatatatataagtaattccCGACATATAGTACCATGCAATTGGTGTaaagtgaaaaaatataattatgacatGATCCAATGGTCACAGGACAATCAAACAATTATGATGTGCTCACTCAGCTGTTTGAATTTGTATGAGGTGTCGGTGAATGCGGTGTCTTCAAGGAg GAAAAAGTGTGACATGTGCAAACGTGTTGCGCTGGCGCAGTATCACTTGACAATGTCCGATGCTACCGTACGAAATTTCTGTACATACCAATGTGTTATAAGTTTTCAG ggTCAATATAAGGAGGCTGTACCAATGATCAGTGAACATGGTGATGCACAAGCCGTTCCCACTGGTACACCGAGGCGGTCTTATACTACTAAAGTTACAG CGCAAACGAAATCCCAAACCCGTTCGACATCGGGCATGCCCGTAATTTCGAACGTACAATCTTTAGCCACCCCCCCTCTCGTGCCCACGTCCACAAGGGCGAAATCAAAACGTCTCCAACACATACAGGCGCCAGAGCCGGAACCACCTGCCATTCCTAAAACACCACCTCCGCCCCCCAAACCTCCTACTCCACCCCCTCCGCCGCCCCCCAAAATATTCAACCATGTAATTGTCAAAACCCTGCCCCCCCACGAAGTAGCCAATAAAGGTACTATGGCAAAACCTATGATGGTTTCAAAGGGTATTTCCTGCCGCCCTCATCCCTGTACTAAAGAATGTCAAACAGATTCTAGTCTAGAACGAAAAGTGCTCATTCCGGTCCCCGTCCCGATATATGTCCCTGTTCCATGTGTTATGTGGTCTTTACCATTCCCTGTCCCAGTACCTATTCCTCTACCGATACCGACTCCGGTATTTATACCGACAACGAGGAATTCGGCTAAGGGTATCATGAAAGAAATCAATAAGATTCACGATAAAATGCCGACCGATCCGTTTGAGGCCGAAATACTGATGATGGCGGAAATGGTGGCTGGTGATAAGAAAAAGGATCAGAGTGATTCAGATACAGATGAGGAGAACG GTTTTAGTCCAGTGACTGGTATAGATGGGAATAACGCGTTCGGTGAAGACATGCTGCAAATGGCGTTAAAAATGGCGACGGAGTATGAAGAACAACCCGTTGATTTAGAGTCCGCCATGACAGCTAATACTATTACACCGAGCTCACATCCCGGCATGCCAG GCTTAGAAGGCGAAGGCATGCACCACCATCACATGATGGTGTTGGAACAGCAGCGAGCCGTTGCAGCCCTTAGGGCTGCGCAGCCGGTTCGCAAGCGAGCCCCGCCGGCCCCACCTCCGCGACCTTCGCGTTCTTCGAAACGGAGGAGGGAACCTGCCCCACCGGCACCGGAGCCCCCGAGGGAACCCGCGGAGAAGCCCGACGCTAATATGTGTCTTAAG tACACATTTGGTGTTAACGCGTGGAAGCAATGGGTGATGACAAAGAATGCTGAAATCGAGAAGAGTTCTATTAGAAGAAAACCTTTCAAGTCTGAAATACTTCAACTGACGGCAGATGAACTAAACTATTCCTTATGTCTGTTCGTCAAGGAAGTCCGGAAACCCAATGGCAGCGAGTACGCACCTGacactatatattatttggtttTAG gtattcaacaatatttgtttgaaaacgGTAGGatagataatatattcacGGACCCGTATTATGAAAAGTTTACCGATTGCTTGGACGAAGTAGCGAGAaagttttctgttttatataatgattCAC agtACATAGTAACGCGAGTAGAGGAGGAACATCTCTGGGAGAGTAAACAGTTGGGCGCACATTCACCGCACGTTTTACTCTCAACGCTTATGTTCTTCAatactaaacattttaatttagtg ACAGTAGACGAGCACATGCAGCTATCCTTTTCTCATATAATGAAGCATTGGAAACGTAATCCCAATCAGCCGGGGCAAGCTAAAATACCGGGAGCAAGAAATGTGCTTTTACGATTTTACCCTCCCCAATCTGCACTTGAAGCGAATTCTCGGAAGAAAAAGGTCTACGAACAACAGGAAAATGAGGAAAACCCTCTCAGATGTCCAGTTAAACTTtacgaattttatatatctaaatg TCCCGAATCTGTGCGCACGCGGAACGACGTGTTCTACCTTCAACCAGAGAGATCGTGCGTGCCCGACTCACCCGTGTGGTACTCCACGCAGCCTCTCAGCAGACACGCCCTTGCCAAGATGCTGCATCGTGTCAAAATGGTCAAGGAGATAAATATTGCGTTGCTCACCAGCTAA